In the genome of Phlebotomus papatasi isolate M1 chromosome 2, Ppap_2.1, whole genome shotgun sequence, one region contains:
- the LOC129803816 gene encoding chymotrypsin-1-like produces the protein MKFCAVILIGLFSLAASLPPQGRIVGGQDAALGQFPHMVSLRNVATGNHFCGASIISTRWVLSAAHCTVGREASAVHAIVGTINRLQGTLHQASQIINHEGYSGVTLTNDVSVVEVATPFVFNDYVRPIGVGSAFVGGGITATVSGWGQTEQPSDEVPVWLQWLQVYTLTLEDCRARKPLPVRLLVHDNTICTFTMEGQGLCFGDSGGPLIVGNTVVGIPSWVSPGCAQGRPDVYARVSSHREWIYANTDL, from the coding sequence ATGAAGTTCTGTGCTGTGATTCTCATTGGACTGTTCTCCTTGGCAGCCAGTTTGCCGCCACAAGGTCGTATTGTTGGTGGACAGGATGCTGCCCTTGGACAGTTTCCTCACATGGTGTCGTTGAGAAATGTTGCTACTGGAAATCACTTCTGTGGAGCTAGCATAATCTCAACTAGATGGGTTTTGTCAGCTGCTCATTGCACTGTTGGTCGCGAAGCATCTGCTGTTCATGCTATTGTGGGTACCATCAATCGTCTCCAGGGAACTCTTCATCAAGCTTCCCAGATCATCAACCATGAAGGTTACAGTGGTGTCACCTTGACCAATGATGTCTCAGTTGTTGAAGTAGCCACCCCCTTTGTCTTCAATGACTACGTGCGCCCCATTGGAGTGGGATCTGCCTTTGTCGGCGGAGGAATCACAGCCACAGTATCTGGATGGGGTCAAACTGAACAGCCAAGTGATGAAGTGCCTGTTTGGCTTCAGTGGCTGCAAGTTTATACATTGACTCTTGAGGATTGTCGCGCGAGAAAGCCATTGCCAGTAAGGCTCCTGGTCCACGACAACACCATCTGCACATTCACAATGGAAGGCCAAGGTCTATGTTTCGGTGATTCTGGAGGACCTTTGATTGTTGGCAACACTGTCGTGGGAATTCCAAGCTGGGTATCACCGGGATGTGCCCAGGGACGTCCTGATGTCTATGCCAGAGTTTCAAGCCATAGAGAATGGATTTACGCTAACACTGACTTGTAG
- the LOC129803813 gene encoding chymotrypsin-1-like, with protein sequence MTVIKVSVIGVILCLLATVKGFPSSDVSVRLVGGSNAAPGQFPHIVSLRTPANVHFCAGNLVSVSWVLTSAHCTVGRADDGVMVVAGSVRLSSGGMERQSQRIINHDHFNANTMAYDISLIHTAMPFPVTTSIRPIAMANYTLPAGRTVVLSAWGHTSYPGGHLDDNLQWLLVSTISMSQCRNMVPDIDESFVHDNTVCTMRGTSGFGLCLGNMGGSLLVGNTLAGVSSWHVGCAIGYPDNHARVASHIAWIHSTMIGG encoded by the exons ATGACGGTGATCAAAGTGAGTGTGATTGGAGTAATTCTCTGCCTTCTTGCGACTGTTAAAG GTTTCCCATCATCAGATGTTAGTGTTCGACTTGTGGGCGGTTCAAATGCCGCTCCTGGCCAATTTCCACATATTGTATCATTGAGAACACCTGCAAATGTTCACTTTTGCGCTGGGAATCTTGTGTCTGTTTCTTGGGTCCTTACTTCTGCCCACTGTACTGTCGGACGTGCAGACGATGGAGTGATGGTGGTCGCAGGGAGTGTAAGACTGAGTAGTGGTGGCATGGAACGTCAGAGTCAACGAATTATAAATCACGATCATTTCAATGCCAATACAATGGCCTATGATATTTCTCTGATCCACACAGCCATGCCTTTTCCTGTCACCACAAGTATTCGACCGATCGCAATGGCCAATTATACTCTTCCGGCTGGGAGAACTGTTGTCCTCTCGGCCTGGGGGCACACCTCG taccCTGGCGGTCATCTGGACGACAACTTGCAGTGGCTGCTCGTTTCAACGATCTCAATGAGTCAATGTCGTAATATGGTACCTGATATCGATGAATCCTTTGTACATGACAACACAGTTTGCACTATGCGTGGAACATCTGGCTTTGGACTGTGTTTGGGCAATATGGGTGGTAGTCTGCTTGTTGGGAACACCCTTGCAGGTGTGTCTTCCTGGCATGTTGGATGTGCTATTGGATATCCAGACAACCATGCCCGTGTGGCTTCCCACATCGCCTggattcattccacaatgatcGGAGGCtaa
- the LOC129803788 gene encoding peptide chain release factor 1-like, mitochondrial, with protein MMFRKLFVAKNAIFLANLRQKYLLSEYVNHQRTRFISSSIQSSDIWENEAFAMYLEGIRKEYSDLQQTSGMKGNRWHELSKMCTIIERRNKVIENLTTLRKIAQEEKDKDFKAMAAEEEVELKGVLQNIHEELLETIVTASEGGYYQSIVMEVTAGVGGKEAMLFTRDLYSMYRNYCDFKGWYTEVLEEDHMEIGGIRHASLCITGEDAFQCLKHEGGVHRVQRIPVTEKSGRVHTSTASVAIIPRPDDVTVTLNSKDLRIETKRASGAGGQHVNTTDSAVRITHIPTGLQVECQTDRSQIKNRELALKKLQARLYESEINAQMASTQNLRSSQVGMSMRNEKIRTYNFNQDRVTDHRIEDGTVHNLKGILEGREILDDFLDNLREKSHKKNLMEFIRRFKD; from the coding sequence ATGATGTTTAGGAAATTGTTTGTCgcgaaaaatgcaatttttctcgcCAATTTAAGGCAAAAATATTTACTCAGTGAATATGTCAATCACCAAAGGACACGCTTTATTAGTTCTTCTATCCAAAGCAGTGATATTTGGGAAAATGAAGCGTTTGCCATGTATTTGGAGGGTATCCGGAAGGAATATTCTGACCTGCAGCAAACAAGTGGAATGAAAGGAAATCGCTGGCATGAACTCTCAAAGATGTGCACGATTATTGAGAGACGAAACAAGGTGATAGAAAACCTAACAACACTTAGGAAAATAGCACAGGAGGAAAAAGACAAAGACTTCAAAGCAATGGCAGCTGAAGAGGAAGTTGAATTGAAGGGTGTTTTGCAGAATATTCACGAAGAATTGCTAGAGACAATTGTAACAGCCTCAGAGGGAGGATATTATCAATCGATTGTGATGGAAGTAACTGCTGGAGTTGGAGGAAAAGAAGCTATGCTGTTTACTAGAGATTTGTACAGTATGTACAGAAATTATTGTGATTTCAAGGGATGGTACACTGAAGTTCTAGAGGAGGATCATATGGAAATTGGTGGAATTCGGCATGCCAGTCTGTGTATCACAGGAGAAGATGCCTTTCAGTGCCTGAAACACGAAGGTGGTGTCCATCGTGTCCAGAGGATTCCTGTCACTGAAAAATCTGGTCGAGTACATACTAGTACTGCCTCAGTGGCCATCATTCCCCGTCCGGATGACGTGACTGTAACACTGAATAGTAAAGATCTCAGAATTGAGACAAAGAGAGCATCGGGAGCTGGTGGTCAGCATGTAAATACAACGGATAGTGCTGTAAGAATCACCCACATTCCCACTGGACTGCAAGTTGAATGTCAAACAGATCGGAGTCAGATAAAAAACCGTGAACTCGCCCTAAAGAAACTCCAGGCACGTCTCTATGAATCCGAAATTAATGCACAGATGGCTTCAACTCAAAACCTGAGAAGCAGTCAGGTGGGAATGAGTATGCGGAATGAGAAGATCCGCACATACAACTTCAATCAAGACAGAGTAACGGATCACAGGATTGAAGATGGGACTGTGCACAATCTGAAAGGTATCCTCGAAGGGAGAGAAATCCTCGACGATTTCCTCGACAATTTGAGAGAGAAAAGCCACAAAAAGAATTTAATGGAGTTTATTAGAAGATTTAaggactaa
- the LOC129803817 gene encoding exosome complex component RRP41, protein MSGQDLLSDQGLRLDGRRAGELRSIRCKLGVFSQPDGSAYLEQGNTKVLAAVYGPHQAASKRMNVEEAVINCEYSMATFSTGERKRQNYGDRKSQEMTMHIQQALSAAIKLELYPRSQIDVFIEVLQADGGNYCVAINAATLALIDAGICLREYICACTASLANGKVPMTDISHIEEISGGATLTVASLPSSGRIAFLEMSQRFHLDDLPRVLEYALAGCREVKRVLDQAVREHVLKIGSAGDWGAITK, encoded by the coding sequence ATGTCTGGGCAGGATTTACTGTCTGACCAAGGGTTAAGGCTCGATGGAAGACGAGCAGGGGAGTTGAGAAGTATACGGTGCAAACTCGGTGTGTTCAGTCAGCCAGATGGAAGTGCGTATCTTGAGCAGGGAAACACTAAAGTCCTTGCAGCTGTATATGGCCCCCATCAGGCTGCCTCGAAGAGGATGAATGTGGAGGAAGCTGTAATTAATTGCGAGTATAGCATGGCAACATTTTCGACTGGGGAACGTAAGCGCCAGAACTACGGTGACAGAAAATCTCAGGAAATGACAATGCATATACAGCAAGCCCTCAGTGCTGCTATCAAACTCGAGCTGTATCCTCGGTCTCAGATCGATGTCTTCATAGAGGTGCTTCAAGCAGACGGTGGGAATTATTGTGTGGCCATAAATGCTGCTACACTGGCCCTAATTGATGCTGGAATTTGCCTAAGGGAGTATATTTGTGCGTGTACAGCATCCCTGGCCAATGGAAAAGTACCCATGACAGACATATCACACATTGAAGAGATTAGCGGAGGTGCCACCCTCACAGTAGCCTCTTTGCCCTCTTCAGGGAGGATTGCTTTCTTAGAGATGTCACAGAGATTCCATCTTGATGATTTGCCAAGAGTCTTAGAATATGCACTAGCCGGTTGCCGGGAAGTTAAGCGAGTTCTGGATCAAGCAGTTAGAGAACACGTTCTTAAAATAGGTTCGGCTGGGGATTGGGGAGCCAtcacaaaatag